The proteins below are encoded in one region of Planctomycetia bacterium:
- a CDS encoding arsenate reductase ArsC: protein MSSRKRVLILCTGNSARSQMAEGLWNHLAGETWEAHSAGSRPSGYVHPLAIDAMAEIGVDISAHDSKHVDHFAGQSFDLAVTVCDNARESCPIIPGANQSEHWPFDDPAAATGAEETQRQRFREIRDQIRTRIESWLSA from the coding sequence ATGTCGTCGCGCAAGCGCGTCCTCATTCTCTGCACCGGCAATTCCGCCCGCAGCCAGATGGCGGAAGGGCTTTGGAATCACCTGGCTGGCGAAACCTGGGAAGCGCATTCCGCCGGTTCGCGTCCGTCCGGCTACGTGCATCCGCTGGCAATCGACGCCATGGCGGAGATCGGTGTTGATATTTCGGCGCATGACAGCAAGCATGTCGATCACTTCGCGGGCCAATCCTTCGATCTGGCGGTGACCGTTTGCGACAATGCACGAGAGTCCTGTCCGATCATCCCCGGCGCCAACCAGTCAGAACACTGGCCATTCGACGACCCAGCCGCCGCGACGGGCGCCGAAGAAACTCAGCGCCAACGCTTCCGCGAAATCCGCGATCAAATCCGTACGCGCATCGAATCGTGGTTAAGCGCGTGA
- the arsM gene encoding arsenite methyltransferase, producing MSVEHAVRSKYGQVATSGLSTDHAGVKSVAEAFGYSTGELASIPAEANMGLSCGNPTAFASIKPGEVVVDLGSGGGLDVFLAAQRVGPTGRAIGIDMTPEMVALAQRNAQQLAPDQRGNVEFHLATIDRLPLPDASVDCIISNCVLNLAPDKPAVFREMARVLKPGGRVAVSDIALKQPLPEAISANLMAYIGCIAGAISIEAYQQGLRAAGFAGVEIRDSGADLNVYGQVEGQSGCCSPAMSSQPGALPVLGESCCGGSRPEAHSEVHSDLAALLSQYDINAYAASVKIYAVKQA from the coding sequence ATGTCGGTAGAACACGCGGTTCGCTCCAAATACGGTCAGGTGGCCACGAGCGGTCTTTCGACCGACCACGCCGGCGTCAAGTCCGTGGCCGAGGCGTTCGGCTACTCGACTGGCGAACTTGCCTCGATTCCCGCCGAAGCCAACATGGGGCTCTCGTGTGGCAATCCCACGGCCTTCGCGAGCATCAAACCAGGCGAGGTCGTGGTCGATCTCGGTTCCGGCGGCGGGCTCGACGTGTTCCTCGCCGCACAGCGCGTCGGACCGACGGGCCGCGCGATCGGCATCGACATGACCCCTGAAATGGTCGCGTTGGCGCAGCGCAACGCACAGCAACTCGCGCCGGATCAACGCGGCAACGTCGAATTTCACCTGGCAACGATCGATCGCCTGCCGTTGCCGGACGCCTCGGTGGATTGCATCATCAGCAACTGCGTGCTCAACCTGGCCCCGGACAAGCCGGCGGTCTTTCGCGAGATGGCCCGCGTCTTGAAGCCCGGCGGTCGCGTGGCGGTGAGCGATATCGCGCTCAAGCAGCCGCTCCCGGAAGCCATCAGCGCGAACCTGATGGCTTACATTGGCTGCATTGCCGGCGCGATTTCGATCGAGGCCTACCAGCAAGGACTTCGCGCGGCTGGCTTCGCTGGAGTCGAAATCCGCGACAGTGGCGCCGACCTCAACGTCTACGGTCAGGTCGAGGGACAAAGCGGCTGTTGTTCGCCAGCGATGTCGAGTCAACCAGGCGCGCTGCCCGTGCTGGGCGAGAGTTGCTGCGGCGGTTCACGGCCCGAGGCGCACAGCGAAGTTCACTCGGATCTCGCCGCGCTGCTCAGTCAATACGATATCAACGCCTATGCCGCCAGCGTGAAAATTTACGCGGTCAAACAGGCCTAA
- a CDS encoding metalloregulator ArsR/SmtB family transcription factor, with amino-acid sequence MKTKRATFPIDRMFRALSDRTRLRLLSLLIGGERCVCELVEVLGDSQPKVSRHLGYLRRAGLVTARKEGPWAYYTLAESRSAVHAKVLECLAQCSVELPDLMRDRDRLKRCCGKSGNCC; translated from the coding sequence ATGAAGACCAAGCGGGCGACCTTTCCGATCGATCGCATGTTCCGCGCCTTGTCCGACCGGACCCGGCTCCGGCTGCTGTCGCTCCTGATCGGCGGGGAACGCTGCGTTTGCGAACTGGTCGAGGTCCTGGGCGATTCCCAGCCCAAGGTGTCGCGGCACCTGGGATATCTGCGAAGAGCAGGCCTCGTCACCGCGCGTAAGGAAGGCCCCTGGGCCTACTACACCCTCGCCGAATCACGCAGCGCAGTACATGCTAAGGTCCTGGAGTGTCTGGCACAGTGCAGCGTGGAACTGCCAGACCTGATGCGCGATCGTGACCGACTGAAACGCTGCTGTGGAAAGAGCGGGAACTGTTGCTGA
- a CDS encoding ABC transporter ATP-binding protein, with the protein MPLIEIKNLAKSYLVYQKQEGVMASLRGLFHREYRNVEAVKGIDLTVEQSEFVAFLGPNGAGKTTTLKLLSGVITPTSGTATVMGFVPWKRENAYRRRFALVMGQKNQLWWDLPAQESFRLHQQIYRIDPESYRRTLDELVDLLGVSRLLAQPVRELSLGERMKMELIAALLHSPDVLFLDEPTIGLDVVAQHNIQLFLRHYQEERKITILLTSHYMKDVAALCRRVVIIAQGQIMYDGSLAGIVDRFSGHKVISLQFGGDEELPDNLERYGEVLERRAPKAKLRIDRTQVTQVLASILASHAIEDVSVEDPPLEDVIAEMFSQVDDRLRQNSRDTEAQIGATR; encoded by the coding sequence CGCGAGTACCGCAATGTCGAGGCAGTGAAGGGGATCGATCTCACGGTCGAACAAAGCGAGTTCGTCGCCTTCTTGGGCCCCAACGGCGCCGGCAAAACGACCACGTTGAAATTACTCTCCGGCGTCATCACGCCCACGTCCGGCACGGCCACGGTGATGGGCTTCGTCCCTTGGAAGCGTGAGAACGCCTATCGCCGGCGGTTCGCCCTGGTGATGGGACAGAAAAACCAACTTTGGTGGGACCTGCCCGCCCAGGAATCGTTCCGGCTGCATCAGCAGATCTATCGCATTGACCCGGAGTCGTACCGGCGGACGCTCGACGAACTGGTCGACCTGCTGGGCGTCAGCCGATTGCTCGCGCAGCCGGTGCGCGAGTTGTCGCTCGGCGAGCGGATGAAAATGGAATTGATCGCGGCCCTGCTGCACTCGCCCGACGTGCTGTTCCTCGACGAACCGACGATCGGCTTGGACGTCGTGGCGCAGCACAACATCCAGCTGTTTCTCCGGCACTACCAGGAAGAACGCAAGATCACCATCTTGCTCACCAGCCATTACATGAAGGACGTCGCCGCGCTTTGCCGGCGCGTGGTGATCATCGCCCAAGGGCAGATCATGTACGACGGCTCCCTGGCCGGCATCGTCGACCGTTTCAGCGGGCACAAAGTGATTTCGTTGCAGTTCGGCGGCGACGAGGAATTGCCCGACAACCTGGAACGCTACGGCGAAGTGCTGGAACGCCGCGCCCCGAAAGCCAAATTGCGCATTGACCGGACGCAGGTCACGCAAGTCCTGGCCAGCATTTTGGCGAGCCACGCGATCGAAGACGTCAGCGTCGAAGACCCGCCACTAGAAGACGTCATCGCCGAAATGTTCTCGCAGGTCGACGACCGTCTTCGCCAGAACAGTCGCGATACTGAAGCGCAAATCGGAGCGACGCGCTAA